From one Streptococcus pneumoniae genomic stretch:
- a CDS encoding branched-chain amino acid aminotransferase encodes MVRTELKKEKHMTVSLDWENLGFSYMKLPYRYVATYRDGKWNEGSLTEDATLHMSESSPALHYGQQAFEGLKAYRTKDGSIQLFRPDQNAERLQRTADRLLMPQVPTEMFVEACKAVARANHDYVPPYGTGGTLYLRPLLIGVGDIIGVKPAEEYIFTVFAMPVGNYFKGGLAPTNFLIQDKYDRAAPHGTGAAKVGGNYAASLLPGQYAKKQGFSDVIYLDPATHTKIEEVGSANFFGITKNNEFVTPISPSILPSITKYSLLYLAEHRLGMKAVEREVFVDELSEFVEAGACGTAAVISPIGGVQHADDFHVFYSETEVGPVTRKLYEELTGIQFGDIEAPEGWIVKVDEN; translated from the coding sequence ATAGTAAGAACAGAGTTAAAAAAGGAGAAGCATATGACCGTATCGCTTGACTGGGAAAACCTTGGATTTTCCTATATGAAATTACCCTATCGTTATGTAGCAACTTATAGAGATGGAAAGTGGAATGAAGGTAGTCTGACAGAGGATGCGACCCTCCATATGTCCGAATCCTCACCAGCCCTTCATTACGGACAACAAGCCTTTGAGGGCTTGAAAGCCTATCGAACCAAGGACGGCTCTATCCAACTCTTTCGTCCTGATCAAAACGCTGAGCGCTTGCAGCGTACTGCTGATCGTCTCTTGATGCCACAGGTGCCAACCGAGATGTTTGTCGAGGCCTGTAAAGCTGTGGCGCGTGCCAATCACGATTACGTTCCGCCTTATGGGACTGGAGGTACTCTCTACCTTCGTCCGCTTTTGATTGGAGTTGGTGATATTATTGGGGTCAAGCCAGCAGAGGAGTATATCTTTACCGTCTTTGCCATGCCCGTTGGGAATTACTTTAAGGGAGGACTTGCGCCAACTAATTTTCTCATTCAAGACAAGTATGACCGCGCAGCACCTCATGGAACTGGGGCAGCCAAGGTCGGTGGGAATTATGCAGCGTCTCTTTTACCAGGTCAATACGCTAAAAAACAAGGCTTTTCAGATGTGATTTATCTAGATCCAGCTACTCATACCAAGATTGAAGAAGTCGGTTCTGCCAATTTCTTTGGAATTACCAAAAATAACGAATTTGTCACCCCAATTAGTCCTTCTATTTTACCATCTATCACCAAATATTCGCTTTTATACTTGGCAGAACACCGCTTAGGAATGAAGGCTGTGGAGCGGGAAGTCTTTGTGGATGAATTATCAGAATTTGTCGAAGCAGGAGCCTGTGGTACAGCAGCTGTCATCTCGCCAATCGGTGGTGTTCAGCACGCTGATGATTTTCATGTATTTTACAGCGAGACAGAAGTTGGACCTGTTACACGTAAACTCTATGAGGAATTGACAGGTATTCAGTTTGGTGATATTGAAGCGCCAGAAGGCTGGATTGTAAAAGTAGATGAAAACTAG
- a CDS encoding DUF2969 domain-containing protein → MSKKDKKVEIQIADGKVKLGADMIDGYVLSIGKKTIGEIAELDNQFAIVKNGAVDSFYRKLEKAVENLIESYNLSK, encoded by the coding sequence ATGAGTAAAAAAGATAAAAAAGTAGAAATTCAGATTGCAGACGGGAAAGTCAAGCTCGGAGCAGATATGATTGACGGCTATGTTCTTTCAATTGGCAAGAAAACGATTGGAGAAATTGCTGAATTGGACAATCAATTTGCCATTGTCAAAAACGGAGCTGTCGATAGTTTTTACCGAAAACTTGAAAAAGCTGTCGAAAATTTGATTGAAAGTTATAATTTAAGCAAATAA